Proteins encoded together in one Prochlorococcus marinus str. MIT 9211 window:
- a CDS encoding argininosuccinate synthase encodes MEVKKVVLAYSGGVDTSSCIPYLINEYGVEEVVAFAADLGQGDELEPIREKALSAGASECLVDDLVKPFIEDFAFPAIRANALYEGKYPLSTALARPLISKRLVDIAKELEADAVAHGCTGKGNDQVRFDIAIATLAPELKVLTPARQWGMSREEVIAYGERYGIPAPVSKKSPYSIDLNLLGRSVEAGPLEDISLSPPEEVYQITSSIENTPDQSQEIEIIFEGGNPIAIDGVELDPLSLIVLANQLAGKHGFGRIDMIENRVVGIKSREIYETPGLLLLIKAHQELESLTLPADVLRTKSTLETQWADLVYQGLWFSPLKNALDGFIDRTQDEVNGSVKVKLHKGNATITGRSSSQNSLYLPDFSTYGSQDKFKHDNAEGFIYIWGLPSRLWAQSKNK; translated from the coding sequence ATGGAAGTTAAAAAAGTTGTTCTTGCTTACTCTGGAGGCGTAGACACCAGTTCCTGTATACCTTATTTGATTAATGAATATGGTGTCGAGGAAGTAGTCGCTTTTGCTGCAGATCTTGGACAAGGTGATGAACTTGAGCCAATTCGAGAAAAAGCCCTTTCTGCAGGGGCTTCTGAATGTTTAGTCGATGATTTAGTAAAACCCTTTATTGAAGATTTTGCCTTTCCAGCAATTCGAGCTAATGCCCTTTACGAAGGGAAATACCCTCTTTCTACAGCTTTAGCAAGACCATTAATTTCTAAACGTTTGGTAGATATAGCAAAAGAGTTGGAAGCAGATGCTGTTGCTCATGGATGTACTGGCAAAGGTAATGATCAAGTTCGTTTTGATATCGCGATAGCTACACTTGCACCTGAATTAAAAGTTTTAACGCCAGCTAGACAATGGGGTATGAGCCGTGAGGAAGTTATTGCCTATGGAGAGAGGTATGGCATACCAGCTCCAGTCAGTAAGAAATCTCCTTATTCGATAGATTTAAATCTTTTAGGAAGAAGTGTTGAAGCTGGTCCTTTGGAAGATATTTCGTTGAGTCCTCCTGAAGAGGTTTATCAAATTACTTCTTCTATTGAAAATACGCCTGATCAATCCCAGGAAATCGAGATTATTTTTGAAGGTGGTAACCCTATTGCAATTGATGGGGTTGAACTAGATCCCCTTTCTCTTATTGTTCTTGCTAATCAATTGGCAGGAAAGCATGGATTTGGTCGCATCGATATGATTGAAAATAGAGTTGTTGGAATAAAAAGTAGAGAGATTTATGAAACTCCAGGCTTACTTTTATTAATTAAAGCGCATCAAGAACTGGAGAGTTTGACTTTGCCAGCGGATGTTTTACGCACAAAGTCTACCCTTGAAACACAATGGGCTGACTTGGTATATCAGGGATTATGGTTTAGTCCCTTAAAGAATGCATTAGATGGATTTATAGATCGTACTCAAGATGAGGTTAATGGCTCTGTAAAAGTCAAATTGCATAAAGGCAATGCAACTATTACGGGACGAAGCTCTTCTCAAAATAGTTTATACTTACCCGATTTTTCAACTTATGGGAGTCAAGATAAATTTAAACATGACAATGCTGAAGGTTTCATTTATATATGGGGTTTACCAAGTAGGTTATGGGCTCAATCTAAAAATAAATAA
- a CDS encoding DUF3134 domain-containing protein — MLLDWTNLIEMTTSDSVNPALTRYGRKEPAPVLPLREEPDLLSWLESSGRLIADEVSAIQEVSTVEEEELSALMGEKEDFKTEEDSSDEDDWEEG; from the coding sequence ATGTTATTAGACTGGACCAATTTGATTGAGATGACAACATCCGATAGCGTAAATCCTGCCTTAACCCGTTATGGGAGAAAGGAACCAGCACCAGTCTTGCCCCTACGAGAAGAGCCAGACCTCCTTAGCTGGTTAGAATCTAGTGGAAGGCTCATTGCCGACGAAGTATCCGCCATTCAAGAAGTAAGCACTGTTGAAGAAGAAGAGTTGTCAGCATTAATGGGAGAAAAAGAAGATTTCAAGACCGAAGAAGATTCATCAGACGAAGATGACTGGGAAGAAGGCTAA
- the mraY gene encoding phospho-N-acetylmuramoyl-pentapeptide-transferase, which translates to MKLIKQYFSNSSFLSIALISLISIVTITIDSLKKQGSLTLILFTAIIICSISTSLGIKKLKQLKLNQVIRAEGPKKHRAKSGTPTMGGIIIVPIGIIIGNLFTFNGTFHHQVLGISTLTLAYMFIGIIDDWRSYSLNTNSGLKPKGKVILQAGAGILFLLWANSQGLIHSNISILKNHSIYFGELIWVIALFLLIAESNATNLTDGLDGLASGCGAIVFTGLAIELILQDDINSYKLASFCIAMAGSWLGFLVKNKHPAQIFMGDTGSLSMGAALIGVALISNTLWSLCIMGIIFLIESVSVIMQVGIFKITKQLNGQGHRILLMAPLHHHFELNGVKEVEIVRNFWFINIIFVILSFLLRST; encoded by the coding sequence GTGAAATTGATAAAACAATATTTTTCTAATAGCAGTTTTTTATCTATTGCATTAATCAGCTTAATTTCTATTGTAACTATCACAATAGATTCTTTAAAGAAACAAGGTTCTTTAACTTTAATACTATTTACAGCAATAATTATTTGTTCAATTTCTACTAGCCTAGGTATTAAAAAACTAAAACAACTAAAGCTCAATCAAGTCATTAGAGCCGAAGGACCTAAAAAACATCGAGCCAAGTCCGGGACGCCAACTATGGGTGGAATAATTATAGTTCCGATTGGAATAATAATTGGAAATCTATTTACATTTAACGGTACATTTCATCATCAAGTATTAGGAATAAGCACATTAACACTAGCATATATGTTTATAGGAATTATTGATGATTGGAGAAGTTATTCATTAAATACAAATTCAGGATTAAAGCCTAAAGGAAAAGTAATACTTCAGGCTGGAGCAGGAATTCTATTTCTTCTATGGGCAAATTCGCAAGGTTTAATTCATTCAAATATTTCAATATTGAAGAATCATTCAATATATTTTGGTGAATTGATTTGGGTAATAGCATTATTTCTTTTAATTGCTGAAAGTAATGCAACTAATCTGACTGATGGACTGGATGGCTTAGCGAGCGGATGCGGCGCAATTGTATTTACAGGGCTGGCAATTGAATTGATTCTTCAAGATGATATAAATAGCTATAAGCTGGCAAGTTTTTGCATCGCAATGGCAGGTTCATGGTTAGGATTTCTGGTAAAGAATAAACACCCTGCACAAATCTTTATGGGTGATACTGGATCACTTTCGATGGGTGCTGCATTAATAGGAGTGGCATTAATTTCAAATACATTATGGAGTCTTTGCATCATGGGCATAATTTTTCTCATAGAATCAGTTTCAGTAATCATGCAAGTAGGAATTTTCAAAATTACAAAGCAATTAAATGGACAAGGGCATAGAATATTATTAATGGCACCATTGCATCACCATTTTGAACTTAATGGAGTAAAAGAAGTGGAAATAGTCCGCAATTTTTGGTTTATCAATATTATATTTGTAATTTTATCATTCTTGTTAAGATCAACGTAA